The genomic DNA gtGCAAGTATTCATCTCGCGAATTTGATGGAGACTTCATCACATGGAAACGCCTTAAGGGAGCTCGCCCAATTCGACTGAATGAAGGTTTAGAGTCTCTGATTCCCCTTAAGGGAGCCCGCCCAGTTAATCACCATCTGTCGATCCTCTAGCTATCATGTTGATATTACCCCGGGGAGCGTTACTACGATTctcttcttgtctgactaatgtTGTTTCTTGTTGTGCCTGACTGGGTGCTTGAGCTTGCCCGGCCGAGAGTGGCAGAACTCCTGCCTGTAACTCAGTCATCTGGTACTCTAGCTTAAGCGGACTATCCTGCCTCAAATATTATCAACGATTTAGGGCTAGAGAATGCCTCTGATATCGAGGATTACGAGCTTGCTGATTCCTCAGGGTATAACAATTTTCTATACTATGAGTACTTGTTAAATGGTATGTGCACCATCTTCGTGGGATCTCTTGAGGAACCCCCACGTGTTACACAGCTTGAGGTCATGGTTCAGGATGCCGTTGGGGAGGAACTACATGAAGCCCTCTGGGTGGCTAAGTAGGTACCCCCGAACGATCCACATTTGGAGCAGCTTGAGCTTGAGCTTTCTccacattaataaactcagtcgCTCGCTCGatcaataaatcaaaattagcCGAAAGGTTTTTGACCAAatccttaaagaaatcattatcattaagccctTGAGAAAATGCACTTACAAGATCTCAGTGGTAGCCATAGGTATATCTATGGCTACCTGATTAAACCTCTTAATATAGGTTCAAATAGATTCTTTCAGCCCCTGTTTAATTGAAAAGAGACTCCAGGGGGTCTTGTGATGCCTCCGATTGCTAGCAAAATGATGAAGAAATACCTTGCAAAAATCCTTAAAGCGACGAATAGAATTATATGGTAGCCGCTTAAACCACCTTTGAGTTGTTCCTCCAGAGGTAataaggaacatccgacatttaACATCGTCGGTAAATTATTGTAGGAGAGCGACATTCtcaaatttaagaagatgatCTTTCGGATTGGTTATTCCAGAATATTTTCCaatatttaagttttgataatgcttCAGTAGAGAATCATCCAGCACTCGTTAAGAGAATGGAGTGACGATTCTCTCAGGAGAACTATCGCTGGCTACGATCTTCCTTTTGCGTTTATCCCGCATAGGCACTTCTCCAGAAGATTCTTGTGGAGCCTCCCTTCGTCCTCCTTGCTCAAAAGGTGTACGAAGAAATACTCAAGGAAATGCCAATTTACAAGAGGTCATGGATCACCAACAATCATGCTTGAAGCAATTGTGTCTCAAGACTTGTGGATATGACATGTATTCTTTGGTATTGCAGGTTCACATAATGATATTAATGTGTTGTGTAAATCTCCCATATTCAATAACATCTTGCAAGGAAATGCCCTGGAGATTAAATTCATGGTCAATGAGACTAAATATAAGAATGAGTATTATCTAACAGATAGAATGTATCCGGAATGAGCTACTTTCGTAAAGACTTTTCCTTGCCCAGAAGATCTCAAGAGGAAGTCGtttaagaaaagataagagaCTACAAGAAAAGATGTTGAACAAGCATTTGGGGTGCTCCAAGCTTGATAGGTAATTGTCAGAGGTGCAGCTCGTTATTAGTACAAAAAAAAAGTTATAACATATTATGTTAGCATGTATTATTTTGCACAATATGATTTGTTGAAAATAAGGGAGGTCACGTGACATATTGCTATAACAATGAAGGTGGCAAATCTACACAACCCGTCTAGGGCTCAAACCATCTCCTGATAAATTTTGAACTACGTGACAGTCATGTGCATCACCAATTTCGTGTCAACTTAGTTGAACATATTTGGTCACAATATAATACCAAtccttaaattaatattttagagTTTCTCTTTACGTTTAATttatacattttttaaattttatgtcaaagttatttcaaatttataataatattttaattttaaataaatgacacttataaacaacaacaacaatcaaacattttctcactaggtggggtcagctgtatgaattcttttacgtcattgagctgtatctcctattatatcatcatctatatttaaataaattttatcttgttttattgttgataaccaagtctttttttatcttcctcttacttgtttgatatgcatgtttatcatagtttcacatcgtctaactggagcatttattggtcatctaagtacatatctgtaccatcttaaatgtatTTCTCGGAGTTTTtactcaatagatgcaactctgactttctctctaatgctctcatttcttattttgtctatcttcgtatgtccacacatccaccttaacattctcatctctacaactcttaTATTCTGCTCATATGCTCGAGTcacatagcccaacattcagctccatataacataacaggtctaactATGGTTttataaaataagaaaaaaattattttaagtaatcaatatattttaaaataatattatttttatttaaaataataattatttaaattgtataaataaaatttaaattgtattatttaatttaaaataaaaataaaagagcagATAACATTAGGATGaatgttaatattaaaataaatatgaatCCATAATAACAtgttaatgttaaaataaatatgaaatatataATGGGCACATCATCGTTTTTTTCCCATAGGCGGtgagttttataataattatttattacgaTTATTATAATTAGAATTATTGTGATTTAATTATTGTCCCGTTAAATCCGATGATTGGGCGGTGCTCCGCCAAGCTCGTCCCCTTCCCCGAGCATCCTCTCCCCTCCtccaatctctctccttccaacCTCCCCAATAACGAACTAACCCAATTGATTCCATCCGGCGAACTCCGCAGCTAGCTAGCCCTGCCTCTTCCTTCATGATCATTGCTTCTGTTTCCCACCAAATTGATGCCATAGCTGCGAGCAGGGGAATGGCGATGGGAGGAGAGGCCGAGGTGGTGCAGCTCCGGGAACACCTACACAAGCTCGCTCAGGAGCGGTGCCAAGCCCTCGAAGAACTCGAAGAGATGCAGTGGAAGATGCTGACGCAGCGGGAGAGCCAAGTCCGATCGGAAGCCCGCGTCAACGAGCTCGAGTACGAGCTCGAGAATTCCAGGGCGTCCGAGTGCCACATGCTCGAGTCCTTGGCGTCCCAAACGAAGCAGCTGGAGCAGACCAAGATCCTGCTCGAGGAGATGAAGCTGGAGCTGAGGACGTTCCGCGCTGCGTCGAGCTCGCCTCGCCATGGCAAAAACGAGGCCGCCGTGCTGCAGACAGAGCTCCGCCTCGCGCTGGAGGCGGAGGAGAAGAGCAAGCGCGCCATGGACGGCCTGGCGCTCGCGCTCAAGGAGGTCAGCACCGAGTCGGGCAGGCTTAAGGGCGAGCTGGAGGCCGCGCGCGGCGAGTCGGAGCGGGTCGGAGTTTCGCTCCGCGGcgcggaggcggaggcggagcgGTTGAAGGCGGAGGCAGAGGAATCGGTAGCGGCGTGGCTGGAGAAGGAGGCCGGGTTCCTGGAGTGCATCCGGACGTCCGAGGCGGAGTTGGAGGCGGCCCGGCGGGACTGCACGCGCGCGGAGCGCAAGCACAGGTCGGCAGTGGACGAGGCGTCCAACCTCCGCGACATCGTGAAGCAGGCCATCAAGGAGGCCTCGGTGGTGAAGGAGGCGCTGGAGATCGCTCGGCGGGAGAACGCGAAGCTCCAGGACGTGCTGGAGGCGGCGCGGCGTGAACTACAAGAGGCCAAGGCCCGCGAGGCCGCCGCGCTGCGCAGCTTCGGAGACATGAAGCGCGTGTTCGCGTCCCCGGCGGTGCCCACCGAGCAAGCGCTGAAGGTGAAGCGGATAGCCAAGTACCCGTCCGACAACTGGCGCCACCACTCTGTCGGAGGGGAATCAGACCGGCTTTTCGAAGCGGTGGAGTACTCCCCAAAGCAAAGGAAGACAACGTCCGAGGAGGTCGCGTTGGCGGCAGTGGCGGCGGAGGGCGGATGGGATTCTCCGGCGCGGTACAAACTAAGAAGAGGCAGATTCTGAGAGAAGCGTAAGCAgttcaaataatttaaaatatattaaacctGGAGTAAAGGAGTAACTCCAGTCGACCGTTGCATTTATTTTCACACTGTAACCAATTATCATCAATAGCAGAggctaaattaaattaacatctaCAAATTTATTATATTGTTGTATAACAAATTAGGatgatatatttttaatataaatatatactTTTTCAACAATAGTgaaataagaaatatttttaagataaaaaaaaatagaacgatgtatttcttaatatatatattttttaatttttacctatatatatatagttgaattaaaaaatagtgtatatatatatatgttttttttagcTTATATAAATATACTGTGTACATACTGCGTATTATACAGGGGTTTTGACTATCACAAGCATCCTCACGAAGAATCGCAACTGGAAGAAAAGCGAGGACGAATTTATAATTTGGATAAAAGAAGACAATTCATCCGGGCACATTTGAACATTAAAGGAGAAAAACATCTgaagagaaaaattagtattaacAAAAGCGTGCCCGTCCGATCATGAATCAACGGTCAAAGATAcctaaaaaagaagaaaaataattttgcaaCTTCTAACAATGCAGCTAGTCGTCGGATCAAGAACCAACGGTGGAGAGGAGGCCTGCGCGGATCTAAAGGGCGACGGCGGCGATCGCGGCGACGGCGATCCAGCTGACCGCCTTGGCGGAGGCGCCATTGCCGGGAGACGGAGGCTGGGTCGGCGCAGCAGACGGGCTCTCCGAGATCGGGAATGACGGGGCGGCGGGAGGAATGGAAGACGGGGGAGAGGGTGGAGAAAAGAGAGGGGAAGCGGATGGGGCCTTGGCTGGGGACGTGGAAGGCGGAAGGGATGTCGGGTTGTGATCAGGAGGAACGGCGGAGGGAGCGGAGGTCGGGCGATTCGATGCTGGAGCCACGGCAGGCGCACGGGAGGTGGGGGGAAGGGACGGTGGCAAGACGGATGGAGACAGGGGCAGGGGTGGCGCGAAGGGAGCGGAGGTCAGGGGATTCGATGCTGGAGCCACGGCCGGCGCACGGGAGGTGGGGGGAAGGGACGGTGGCAAGATGGCAGGAGACAGGGGCAGGGGTGGCGCGAAAGGAGCGGAGTTCAGGGGATTCGATGCTGGAGCCACGGCCGGCGCAGGGGAGGTGGGGGAAAGGAACGGTGGTAAGACGGCAGGAGACAGGGGCAGGGGTGGCGCGAAGGGAGCGGAGGTCAGGGGATTCGATGCTGGAGCCACGGCCGGCGCACGGGTGGTGGGGGCAAGAAACGGTGGCAAGACGGCAGGAGACAGGGGCAGGGGTGGCGCAAAGGGAGCTGAGGTCGGGGGATTCGATGCTGGAGCCATGGCCGGCGCACGGGAGGTGGGGGCAAGGGACGGTGGCAAGACGGCAGGAGACACGGGTAGGGGCGGCGCGAAGGGAGCCGAGGTCGGAGCCTTCCCGGGGGCGGCGCTCGGGCCCTGGGCTGAGCACGCGACGGCGAGCATCGCCACCGCAAGAGCGGTCGCGGCGAGGAGAAGCGAGTCGGCGTCCATGGTCACGTCCGGCGAAATCTGGAGGGTTACCGCTAGGGTTTGTGGCACAAGAATTAAAGAATCAGCGACGATATTTATAGGTATCTTGAGAAGCAGGGGCTGCATCCTGCAGCGTGAAACTGGACGAGTCTATGCGGACTTCGCATAGGTTGATGGATTTAGACCGTACACTCGTATAtggaaataatattaaataagttaaaatatttataaaaaaatcaatatCTAAAATACCTCTAATAATCAGCAGGCAATTAATTCAatctaaaattaagttatgttaatatatttttattttatttttcacgtcaaaaatattttaaacatttattaataattttaatttattatcagtATAATTATGATTAATAATCTAATTTCTAATATTTTCATCGCTTACTTTGATCATCTCaactcttttaattttttattataattttgtttttatcaattttatatcACAATGTATGAAATATCAATTTATCTGTATCTCATTGAttctttaagaaaaattataaggtataattaataatctaatttttaatttatttttatatttagaaTCTTATAACCTTTAATAACCTCGATTTATTGGTTTTTTAATAAGTGACTGATaacaatttttcagatggctcaCCATGTAtacgtcaatttgggttgggcccgtcgggttggcccgccccgtcaaacaatttaagcgggttgggttggaattttatcaacccaagtccgccgtgggccgacccgcctaggcccgcgacccacgcgggtcggcccgctcgggctttggttggcccgcgggttgaaaaacatatgtaagctaagttttaggccgatttattatctttctttgttataattttaaaataaaaataatacttttcatccaacataagtactcgtttgtgttcatttatatttaaaatacatgtttatgtatacatttaattgtagaaaactttttcgaagtaaaatattgaagatataaaatattttttaatttttttaaaaatttttgatgggcccgcgggttggcccgccaaacccgcaacccgccttagaatgagTTGGGttagaaatttcccaacccgccaagttggcgggttggcccgccccgccccgccaaatggttagcccgccacgggccgacctGTCCCACCACGGGTTGGCCCGTTTGACAGCTCTAACCATGTATCTCAAATGTCCTCAGGTACATACGATGATTTTATTCTTTTTTGTCTTGCTTTGTATAACATGTCTTTGTAGAGTTTGACATAAGTTGTGTTTCAGGTAGCATAAAATTTCACCTCGTGTCATGTCTCTCAAGTATATATTTTCTACAATAATTTATtcataaattattataaaaaatcatgataattaaaattacttaccAAAAGCTTATCGTAATAAAATTACTTCATTTCCTAGTCTACCCACTTCCATATAGTACCAGCAAGGCTAAATCGCTCTTTAAATGTTGATGTGATGTAGGCAACTACTCTATATCCATCTGGGTAAAAttgcatttaacaaataaaaatattagaaatattGTAATATAAATAAATGTAGTGAATAATACCAATAACATCACTTACTAACCCCTAATAATCCGCAGAATAATCTGGCCACCAGCGTCAGATATGCCTATATCTGTATAATTACATTATAACACATACGTTTGCACACTAATTTTAATCATAAAAACAATAATGACTAATAGAGTAAGACTACTGATATAACCAGTGAGAAATTTACATGAACATTAATGAATATTAGAGTATAACTAGTgagatattaaaattttaatcattAACATGAACATTTTGTAAGTCCTTCACACTAAACTCTGTTAGTTCAATAAGCTCCACACTGCTAGATATCCCTCCATAATCTATCTCTTCATAAGGTACATTAATATCTGCAAGTAATTGAGATGTTAATTGAATCTGAGAATCTACTGAATGTATATCCACTGTATTATTTTGAAATGTAGATGTTTTTGGGTCGCTATAAAGTTTGACATTTCTATGGTAGAGCGAGACTTTGTTCGGCAAACTGCTAACCATTCACTAGGTATTCTCTTCTTCGtgggatattcaagataaaaaaccTGCTCTGCTTGTACCATGAAAATAAAAGGTGCATACTTGTTGAAGCTTTTGTTTGTAtttacctcaactaaattatagtttAGATGTATTTTGGTGCCTATATTTGGAGTCGGATCATACCAAGAACATTTAAATAACACACATCTTTTGATGGGTAAGGTTGGGTATTCAACCTCTATGATTTCTTCAA from Zingiber officinale cultivar Zhangliang chromosome 4A, Zo_v1.1, whole genome shotgun sequence includes the following:
- the LOC121972976 gene encoding vegetative cell wall protein gp1-like — protein: MQPLLLKIPINIVADSLILVPQTLAVTLQISPDVTMDADSLLLAATALAVAMLAVACSAQGPSAAPGKAPTSAPFAPPLPVSPAVLPPSLAPTSRAPAMAPASNPPTSAPFAPPLPLSPAVLPPFLAPTTRAPAVAPASNPLTSAPFAPPLPLSPAVLPPFLSPTSPAPAVAPASNPLNSAPFAPPLPLSPAILPPSLPPTSRAPAVAPASNPLTSAPFAPPLPLSPSVLPPSLPPTSRAPAVAPASNRPTSAPSAVPPDHNPTSLPPSTSPAKAPSASPLFSPPSPPSSIPPAAPSFPISESPSAAPTQPPSPGNGASAKAVSWIAVAAIAAVAL
- the LOC121972975 gene encoding WEB family protein At3g02930, chloroplastic-like, producing the protein MIIASVSHQIDAIAASRGMAMGGEAEVVQLREHLHKLAQERCQALEELEEMQWKMLTQRESQVRSEARVNELEYELENSRASECHMLESLASQTKQLEQTKILLEEMKLELRTFRAASSSPRHGKNEAAVLQTELRLALEAEEKSKRAMDGLALALKEVSTESGRLKGELEAARGESERVGVSLRGAEAEAERLKAEAEESVAAWLEKEAGFLECIRTSEAELEAARRDCTRAERKHRSAVDEASNLRDIVKQAIKEASVVKEALEIARRENAKLQDVLEAARRELQEAKAREAAALRSFGDMKRVFASPAVPTEQALKVKRIAKYPSDNWRHHSVGGESDRLFEAVEYSPKQRKTTSEEVALAAVAAEGGWDSPARYKLRRGRF